TCGGTATGCGTCGCCAACAAGTGCTGCACTTGCTTGGCACGCCACTCATACAAGACCCCTTTCGCCCAGATCGCTGGGACTATGTCTATTATTTCAAACCGGCCAATAAACCTGTGGATCTTTACCAATTAACATTATTTTTTGAAGGTGAACATTTGATCCATTTCAACACCGATATTCCACAGCGTCGGCCAAAGCCCCCTATAGAGGATGAAGAAACTAAGAGCAAAACCGTTAAAACATTGTAGCCTAGGCGCTCTATTACTGAACTAGTTTACTTTGATTCCTTGGCGCGTTTGCGGCGTGCTTCTTTCGGGTCAGCAATCAATTTGCGGTAAACCTCAATGCGGTCACCTGGACGCAAGCTTGTATTAAGCTTACAGAGCTTGCCAAAAATCCCCACCTTATTCACCGACAAATCTATGTCTGGAAAATGCTCAAGCAAACCTGATGCTTGTAGCGCCGTTTCAACTGTCGCATTAGGCGCAATACTCTGTTTAAGAATAAGCTGTTCTTCCAGCGTAGCATAAGCCACTTCTATATCGATCGTTTCACTGGTCATACTATTTTTGAATCATCACTATTGTGGCCATAAATATCATTGGCACGCTGACAAAAGGCATCGACCAACTTATCTGCTATCTGCTGAAAAACTGGCCCAACTGTCATCTTGAGTAACACATTGGAAAATTCATATTCCAGATCAAGTGACACCTTACTAGCGCCCTCATCCAAAGCCTGAAAAGACCACACACCTTCAAGCGTTTTAAAAGGCCCTTCAACCAGTTTCATGGTAATACTCACACCAGGCTCATTACTATTTTTCGTAGTAAACGATTTATGTACCCTGCCTTTGCGTAGCTCGACTTGAGCACAAACACCTTGCTCATCTCGCGCCAATTCTTTACTACTGGCACACCACGGCAAAAATTTTGGGTAAGATTTAATATCATCTACCAAATCAAACATGGCTTGTGCACTGTGGTGTACTAGCGCGCTACGATTAATTCTCGGCACAGTTACGAAAACATGCCAATGGCGTTTAAAAATACCAGCATGACTGCGATTGGTGTGACATAACGAACAAGAAAATACCATATTGAATAAGCACTGGCACCCAGAGCAA
This portion of the Gammaproteobacteria bacterium genome encodes:
- a CDS encoding type II toxin-antitoxin system RatA family toxin, whose amino-acid sequence is MPRINRSALVHHSAQAMFDLVDDIKSYPKFLPWCASSKELARDEQGVCAQVELRKGRVHKSFTTKNSNEPGVSITMKLVEGPFKTLEGVWSFQALDEGASKVSLDLEYEFSNVLLKMTVGPVFQQIADKLVDAFCQRANDIYGHNSDDSKIV
- a CDS encoding outer membrane protein assembly factor BamE, whose protein sequence is MITTIVYRSLLIFSLLLSFSACSIHKIDIQQGNIIDDEQLEKLDIGMRRQQVLHLLGTPLIQDPFRPDRWDYVYYFKPANKPVDLYQLTLFFEGEHLIHFNTDIPQRRPKPPIEDEETKSKTVKTL
- a CDS encoding RnfH family protein; the protein is MTSETIDIEVAYATLEEQLILKQSIAPNATVETALQASGLLEHFPDIDLSVNKVGIFGKLCKLNTSLRPGDRIEVYRKLIADPKEARRKRAKESK